The proteins below come from a single Streptomyces sp. B3I8 genomic window:
- a CDS encoding substrate-binding domain-containing protein has translation MNTRMRRAAVAVAAGAMAVSLAACGSAKESKDSDSDSSSAAKKKGDDITVGLLLPENKTARYEKFDKPLIEKKIKDLTNNKAKVLYNNARGDANLQSQQVDTMVTNKVDVLIVDAVDSKAIKNSVQKAVDSGIKVVAYDRLAEGPISGYTSFDNEQVGKAQGDALLKALGDKAKKSSKIVMINGSVTDPNAAQFKKGAHSSLDGKVTVAKEYDTKEWSPDNANSEMEAAISAVGAKNIAGVYSANDGMAGGAITALKAAGIKVPVTGQDAELAGVQRILAGDQYMSVYKSYPQEATVVAEFAVAVAKGESTDSIAKTKVDSASAKGIPAAIIPVVSLTTANIKDTVIKDGYYTLDEICTAKYKAACNKAGLK, from the coding sequence GTGAACACGCGTATGCGTCGCGCCGCCGTTGCGGTTGCCGCCGGTGCCATGGCCGTCTCTCTCGCCGCCTGTGGCAGCGCCAAGGAGTCCAAGGACTCCGACTCCGACTCCTCGTCCGCCGCGAAGAAGAAGGGCGACGACATCACGGTCGGCCTGCTTCTGCCGGAGAACAAGACCGCCCGGTACGAGAAGTTCGACAAGCCCCTGATCGAGAAGAAGATCAAGGACCTGACGAACAACAAGGCCAAGGTCCTCTACAACAACGCGCGCGGCGACGCCAACCTGCAGTCGCAGCAGGTCGACACGATGGTCACCAACAAGGTGGACGTCCTCATCGTCGACGCCGTCGACTCCAAGGCGATCAAGAACTCGGTCCAGAAGGCAGTCGACAGCGGCATCAAGGTCGTCGCGTACGACCGCCTGGCCGAGGGCCCGATCAGCGGCTACACCTCGTTCGACAACGAGCAGGTGGGCAAGGCCCAGGGCGACGCCCTGCTGAAGGCGCTGGGCGACAAGGCCAAGAAGTCCTCCAAGATCGTCATGATCAACGGTTCGGTCACCGACCCGAACGCCGCGCAGTTCAAGAAGGGCGCCCACTCCTCCCTGGACGGCAAGGTGACCGTCGCCAAGGAGTACGACACCAAGGAGTGGTCGCCGGACAACGCCAACTCCGAGATGGAGGCGGCGATCTCCGCCGTCGGCGCCAAGAACATCGCGGGCGTCTACTCCGCCAACGACGGCATGGCCGGCGGCGCCATCACCGCCCTGAAGGCCGCGGGCATCAAGGTCCCGGTCACCGGCCAGGACGCCGAGCTCGCCGGCGTGCAGCGCATCCTCGCCGGCGACCAGTACATGAGCGTCTACAAGTCCTACCCGCAGGAGGCGACCGTCGTCGCCGAGTTCGCGGTCGCCGTGGCCAAGGGCGAGAGCACGGACTCCATCGCCAAGACCAAGGTCGACAGCGCCAGCGCCAAGGGCATCCCCGCGGCCATCATCCCCGTCGTCTCGCTGACCACGGCGAACATCAAGGACACCGTCATCAAGGACGGCTACTACACGCTCGACGAGATCTGCACGGCCAAGTACAAGGCCGCCTGCAACAAGGCCGGTCTCAAGTAG
- a CDS encoding ATP-binding cassette domain-containing protein: protein MVHVSATPVLALRGVSKRFGAVQALTDVELEVHAGEVVALVGDNGAGKSTLVKTIAGVHPIDDGVIEWNGSAVSIGRPHDAQALGIATVYQDLALCDNIDVVGNLYLGREVKRFGILDEVEMERRSRELLDTLSIRIPSVRIPIASLSGGQRQVVAIARSMLGEPNLVILDEPTAALGVEQTAQVLDLVERLRERGLAVILISHNMADVKAVADKVAVLRLGRNNGVFEVKSTSQEEIISAITGATDNAVTRRAARSNGEVTK, encoded by the coding sequence ATGGTTCACGTGTCCGCTACGCCCGTGCTGGCGTTGCGCGGGGTCTCCAAGCGGTTCGGTGCCGTCCAGGCGCTCACCGACGTAGAGCTTGAGGTCCACGCCGGTGAGGTGGTCGCCCTGGTGGGCGACAACGGAGCCGGAAAGTCCACGCTGGTCAAGACGATCGCCGGCGTGCACCCCATCGATGACGGCGTCATCGAGTGGAACGGCAGTGCCGTGTCGATCGGCAGGCCGCACGACGCCCAGGCACTGGGCATCGCCACCGTCTACCAGGACCTGGCGCTGTGCGACAACATCGACGTCGTCGGCAACCTCTACCTCGGTCGCGAGGTCAAGAGGTTCGGCATCCTCGACGAGGTCGAGATGGAGCGGCGCTCCCGCGAGCTGCTGGACACGCTGTCCATCCGCATCCCCAGCGTCCGCATCCCGATCGCCTCCCTCTCCGGCGGTCAGCGCCAGGTCGTGGCGATCGCCCGTTCGATGCTCGGCGAGCCCAATCTGGTCATCCTCGACGAGCCCACCGCCGCCCTCGGCGTCGAGCAGACCGCACAGGTCCTCGACCTGGTCGAGCGGCTCCGCGAGCGCGGCCTCGCCGTCATCCTCATCAGCCACAACATGGCCGACGTCAAGGCGGTGGCCGACAAGGTGGCCGTCCTGCGGCTCGGCCGCAACAACGGCGTCTTCGAGGTCAAGTCGACCTCGCAGGAGGAGATCATCTCCGCCATCACCGGCGCCACCGACAACGCCGTCACCCGTCGTGCGGCCCGCTCGAACGGGGAGGTCACCAAGTGA
- the dxs gene encoding 1-deoxy-D-xylulose-5-phosphate synthase → MPLLTRIRGPRDLDRLTLEELDELAEEIRTFLVDAVSKTGGHLGPNLGVVELTLALHRVFQSPKDKVLFDTGHQSYVHKLLTGRQDFSRLKQKGGLSGYPSQAESEHDVIENSHASTVLGWADGIAKANQLKKRDSHVVAVIGDGALTGGMAWEALNNIADAKDRPLVIVVNDNERSYAPTIGGLANHLATLRTTDGYERFLARTREVLERTPVVGRPLYETLHGAKKGLKDFITPQGMFEDLGLKYVGPIDGHDIEALESALTRAKRFGGPVIVHCLTEKGRGYQPALADEADRFHGIGPIHPDTGLPVKAAGADWTSVFGDEMVRLGTERDDIVAITAAMLQPVGLKKFADAFPDRIYDVGIAEQHGAVSAAGLAHAGTHPVFAVYATFLNRAFDQVLMDVALHKCGVTFVLDRAGVTGTDGASHNGMWDMSILQVVPGLRLAAPRDADQVRAQLREAVAVEDAPTVVRFSKGAVGPAVPAVGRVGGMDVLREPGTDRPDVLLVSVGALAPMCLEIAGLLDKQGITTTVVDPRWVKPVDEAMAPLAERHRVVVTVEDNSRVGGVGSTIAQALRDAGVDVPLRDFGIPPRFLDHASRAEVMAEIGLTAPAIARQVTGLVSKLDGRFERPTAEAEPVEEPARD, encoded by the coding sequence GTGCCGCTGCTGACCCGCATCAGGGGACCGCGTGATCTGGACCGGCTCACCCTGGAGGAGCTGGACGAGCTGGCGGAGGAGATCCGCACCTTCCTCGTCGATGCCGTCTCCAAGACCGGCGGCCACCTGGGCCCGAACCTCGGTGTCGTCGAGCTCACCCTGGCCCTGCACCGCGTCTTCCAGTCGCCCAAGGACAAGGTCCTCTTCGACACCGGCCACCAGTCCTACGTGCACAAGCTGCTCACCGGCCGCCAGGACTTCTCGAGGCTGAAGCAGAAGGGCGGCCTGTCCGGCTACCCCTCCCAGGCCGAGTCCGAGCACGACGTCATCGAGAACAGTCACGCCTCCACCGTGCTGGGCTGGGCCGACGGCATCGCCAAGGCCAACCAGCTCAAGAAGCGCGACAGCCACGTCGTCGCGGTCATCGGTGACGGCGCCCTGACCGGCGGCATGGCCTGGGAGGCGCTCAACAACATCGCCGACGCCAAGGACCGTCCCCTGGTCATCGTCGTCAACGACAACGAGCGCTCGTACGCCCCCACCATCGGCGGCCTCGCCAACCACCTGGCCACCCTGCGCACCACCGACGGCTACGAGCGCTTCCTGGCCCGCACCCGCGAGGTCCTGGAGCGCACCCCGGTCGTCGGCCGGCCGCTCTACGAGACCCTGCACGGCGCCAAGAAGGGCCTGAAGGACTTCATCACCCCGCAGGGCATGTTCGAGGACCTGGGCCTGAAGTACGTCGGCCCGATCGACGGCCACGACATCGAGGCCCTGGAGTCCGCGCTGACCCGCGCCAAGCGCTTCGGCGGCCCCGTCATCGTGCACTGCCTCACCGAGAAGGGCCGCGGCTACCAGCCCGCCCTGGCGGACGAGGCCGACCGCTTCCACGGCATCGGCCCCATCCACCCCGACACCGGCCTGCCCGTCAAGGCCGCCGGCGCCGACTGGACCTCCGTCTTCGGCGACGAGATGGTCCGGCTCGGCACCGAGCGCGACGACATCGTGGCCATCACGGCCGCCATGCTCCAGCCCGTCGGCCTGAAGAAGTTCGCGGACGCCTTCCCCGACCGCATCTACGACGTCGGCATCGCCGAGCAGCACGGCGCCGTCTCCGCCGCCGGCCTCGCCCACGCGGGCACGCACCCCGTCTTCGCCGTCTACGCCACCTTCCTCAACCGTGCCTTCGACCAGGTCCTGATGGACGTCGCCCTGCACAAGTGCGGCGTGACCTTCGTCCTGGACCGGGCCGGCGTCACCGGCACCGACGGCGCCTCCCACAACGGCATGTGGGACATGTCCATCCTCCAGGTCGTGCCCGGCCTCCGGCTCGCCGCGCCGCGCGACGCCGACCAGGTCCGCGCCCAGCTCCGCGAGGCCGTCGCCGTCGAGGACGCGCCCACCGTGGTCCGCTTCTCCAAGGGTGCCGTCGGCCCCGCCGTGCCCGCCGTGGGCCGCGTCGGCGGCATGGACGTGCTGCGCGAGCCCGGCACCGACCGCCCGGACGTGCTGCTGGTCTCCGTCGGCGCCCTCGCCCCGATGTGCCTGGAGATCGCCGGGCTGCTCGACAAGCAGGGCATCACCACCACCGTCGTCGACCCCCGCTGGGTCAAGCCGGTCGACGAGGCCATGGCCCCGCTCGCCGAGCGCCACCGGGTCGTCGTCACCGTCGAGGACAACTCGCGCGTCGGCGGCGTCGGCTCCACGATCGCCCAGGCCCTGCGCGACGCGGGCGTCGACGTCCCGCTGCGCGACTTCGGCATCCCCCCGCGCTTCCTCGACCACGCCTCGCGCGCCGAGGTCATGGCGGAGATCGGGCTGACGGCACCCGCCATCGCCCGCCAGGTCACCGGACTGGTCTCCAAGCTCGACGGCCGCTTCGAACGGCCGACCGCCGAGGCCGAGCCGGTGGAGGAACCGGCACGCGACTGA
- a CDS encoding amino acid permease, producing the protein MSNTLFRTKNIEQSIKDTEEPEHALKKSLSALDLTVFGVGVIIGTGIFVLTGTAAKNTAGPAVSLAFVVAGIVCALAALCYAEFASTVPVAGSAYTFSYASLGEFPAWIIGWDLVLELALGTAVVAVGWSGYIHSLLDNAGWYLPEALSGRDGASGFGFDILAALLVLVLTAILVVGMKLSARVTTVVVAIKVAVVLVVIVAGAFFIHSGNYDPFIPKAQPVEAGGNLKAPLIQLIFGWAPSNFGVMGIFTAASVVFFAFIGFDVVATTAEETRHPQRDVPRGIIGSLIICTTLYVAVSIVVTGMQKYSKLSVDAPLADAFKATGHPWFAGLISFGAAVGLTTVCMILLLGQARVFFAMSRDGLLPRFFSHTHPRFRTPYRPTILLGVVIAIVAGFTSLSELAELVNIGTLFAFIVVAISVVILRRTRPDLERSFRTPLVPVVPILSVLASLWLMLNLPAETWLRFGIWMVIGFAVYFLYGRGHSRLARREEQSVS; encoded by the coding sequence GTGAGCAACACCCTCTTCCGGACGAAGAACATCGAGCAGTCGATCAAGGACACCGAGGAACCCGAACACGCGCTCAAGAAATCCCTCTCCGCGCTCGACCTGACCGTCTTCGGCGTCGGCGTCATCATCGGCACCGGCATCTTCGTCCTGACCGGCACGGCCGCGAAGAACACCGCGGGCCCCGCCGTCTCCCTGGCCTTCGTCGTGGCCGGCATCGTCTGCGCGCTGGCCGCCCTCTGCTACGCCGAGTTCGCCTCCACGGTCCCGGTGGCCGGCTCCGCCTACACCTTCTCCTACGCCTCCCTCGGCGAGTTCCCCGCCTGGATCATCGGCTGGGACCTCGTCCTGGAACTCGCGCTGGGCACGGCGGTGGTCGCCGTCGGCTGGTCGGGCTACATCCACTCCCTGCTGGACAACGCCGGCTGGTACCTGCCCGAGGCGCTCAGCGGACGGGACGGCGCCTCCGGGTTCGGCTTCGACATCCTCGCCGCGCTGCTCGTGCTCGTCCTCACCGCCATCCTCGTCGTGGGCATGAAGCTCTCCGCACGGGTCACCACGGTCGTCGTCGCCATCAAGGTCGCCGTCGTCCTCGTCGTCATCGTCGCCGGCGCCTTCTTCATCCACAGCGGCAACTACGACCCGTTCATCCCCAAGGCGCAGCCGGTGGAGGCGGGCGGCAACCTCAAGGCGCCACTCATCCAGCTCATCTTCGGCTGGGCACCCTCGAACTTCGGCGTCATGGGCATCTTCACCGCCGCGTCCGTCGTGTTCTTCGCGTTCATCGGCTTCGACGTCGTCGCCACCACCGCCGAGGAGACCCGCCACCCGCAGCGCGACGTGCCGCGCGGCATCATCGGCTCCCTGATCATCTGCACCACGCTGTACGTCGCCGTGTCGATCGTCGTCACCGGCATGCAGAAGTACTCCAAGCTGTCCGTGGACGCCCCGCTCGCCGACGCCTTCAAGGCCACCGGGCACCCCTGGTTCGCCGGCCTGATCAGTTTCGGCGCGGCGGTCGGCCTGACCACGGTGTGCATGATCCTGCTGCTCGGCCAGGCCCGGGTGTTCTTCGCGATGAGCCGCGACGGCCTGCTGCCGCGCTTCTTCTCGCACACCCACCCGCGCTTCCGCACCCCCTACCGCCCCACCATCCTGCTCGGCGTGGTCATCGCGATCGTCGCGGGCTTCACCAGCCTGAGCGAACTGGCCGAGCTGGTGAACATCGGCACGCTCTTCGCCTTCATCGTGGTCGCGATCAGCGTCGTCATCCTGCGCCGCACCCGCCCCGACCTGGAGCGCTCCTTCCGCACCCCGCTGGTGCCCGTCGTCCCGATCCTCTCCGTCCTGGCCTCCCTCTGGCTGATGCTCAACCTCCCCGCGGAGACCTGGCTGCGCTTCGGCATCTGGATGGTCATCGGCTTCGCGGTGTACTTCCTGTACGGCCGCGGCCACAGCCGCCTGGCCCGCCGCGAGGAGCAGAGCGTGTCCTAG
- a CDS encoding NTP pyrophosphohydrolase: MAERSVPLIVVDAANVVGSVPDGWWRDRRGAAERLRDALAAGAETGVAGWAPPVEVVMVVEGAARGVEPVPGVRVEAAAGSGDDAIVDVVRAAAGRRCLVVTADRELRRRVGELGAEVVGPRAVRGGPTDGHS, from the coding sequence ATGGCCGAGCGGAGTGTGCCCCTGATTGTCGTCGACGCCGCGAATGTCGTCGGTTCCGTGCCCGACGGGTGGTGGCGGGACCGGCGCGGGGCGGCGGAACGGTTGCGGGACGCGCTGGCGGCCGGCGCGGAGACCGGGGTCGCCGGATGGGCGCCCCCGGTGGAGGTCGTGATGGTGGTGGAGGGGGCCGCGCGGGGCGTGGAGCCGGTCCCCGGGGTGCGGGTGGAGGCGGCGGCCGGCAGCGGGGACGACGCGATCGTGGACGTCGTACGGGCGGCCGCCGGGCGGCGGTGCCTGGTGGTGACCGCCGACCGGGAGCTGCGCCGGAGGGTGGGGGAACTGGGTGCGGAGGTGGTGGGGCCGCGAGCGGTGCGCGGTGGCCCCACCGACGGTCATTCCTAG
- a CDS encoding acetyl-CoA C-acyltransferase, with protein MPRTVRDVVFVDGVRTPFGKAGPKGIYHETRADDLVVKAIRELLRRNPGLDPKKVDEVAVAATTQIGDQGLTIGRTAGILAGLPTSVPGYSIDRMCAGALTAVTTVAGSVAFGAYDVAIAGGVEHMGRHPMGEGVDPNPRFVSEKLVDESALFMGMTAENLHDRYPGITKLRADEYAVRSQEKAAKAYANGQIQADLVPISVRRTSPEGGETGWGLVTADEPMRPGTTLENLANLKTPFRVHGRVTAGNAAGLNDGATASVIASEEFARENGLPVKMRLVSYAFAGVEPEVMGYGPIPATEKALAKAGLSISDIGLFEINEAFAVQVLAFLEHYGIADDDARVNQYGGAIAFGHPLASSGVRLMTQLARQFEEQPHVRYGLTTMCVGFGMGATVVWENPHFENAGGDK; from the coding sequence GTGCCTCGTACCGTCAGGGACGTCGTCTTCGTCGACGGCGTCCGCACCCCGTTCGGCAAGGCGGGCCCGAAGGGCATCTACCACGAGACCCGCGCCGACGACCTCGTCGTGAAGGCGATCCGGGAGCTGCTGCGCCGCAACCCCGGCCTCGACCCGAAGAAGGTCGACGAGGTCGCCGTCGCCGCCACCACCCAGATCGGCGACCAGGGCCTGACCATCGGCCGCACCGCCGGCATCCTCGCGGGCCTGCCCACCTCCGTCCCCGGCTACTCCATCGACCGCATGTGCGCGGGCGCCCTGACCGCCGTCACCACGGTGGCCGGCTCGGTCGCGTTCGGCGCGTACGACGTCGCCATCGCCGGCGGCGTCGAGCACATGGGCCGTCACCCGATGGGCGAGGGCGTCGACCCCAACCCGCGGTTCGTGAGCGAGAAGCTGGTCGACGAGTCCGCCCTGTTCATGGGCATGACCGCGGAGAACCTGCACGACCGCTACCCGGGCATCACCAAGCTGCGCGCCGACGAGTACGCCGTGCGCTCCCAGGAGAAGGCCGCCAAGGCGTACGCCAACGGCCAGATCCAGGCCGACCTGGTGCCGATCTCCGTACGCCGTACGAGCCCCGAGGGCGGCGAGACCGGCTGGGGTCTGGTCACGGCCGACGAGCCGATGCGCCCCGGCACCACGCTGGAGAACCTGGCGAACCTCAAGACCCCGTTCCGCGTGCACGGCCGGGTCACCGCCGGCAACGCGGCCGGCCTGAACGACGGCGCCACCGCCTCCGTCATCGCGAGCGAGGAGTTCGCCCGCGAGAACGGCCTCCCGGTCAAGATGCGCCTGGTCTCCTACGCCTTCGCCGGCGTCGAGCCCGAGGTCATGGGCTACGGCCCGATCCCGGCCACCGAGAAGGCCCTGGCCAAGGCGGGCCTGTCGATCTCCGACATCGGCCTGTTCGAGATCAACGAGGCCTTCGCCGTCCAGGTCCTCGCCTTTCTGGAGCACTACGGCATCGCCGACGACGACGCCCGCGTCAACCAGTACGGCGGCGCCATCGCCTTCGGTCACCCGCTGGCCTCCTCCGGCGTCCGGCTGATGACCCAGCTGGCCCGCCAGTTCGAGGAGCAGCCGCACGTCCGCTACGGCCTGACCACCATGTGCGTCGGCTTCGGCATGGGCGCGACGGTCGTCTGGGAGAACCCGCACTTCGAGAACGCCGGAGGCGACAAGTGA
- a CDS encoding 3-hydroxyacyl-CoA dehydrogenase NAD-binding domain-containing protein — MSTTADLLKRAAELFPDEVVTRAHVRHFDLPLGAGRFALITLDNGHDHTKPTTLGPQSLANFDAAIDQVEKEAADGDIVGVGVTGKPFIFAVGADLKGVELLGTHEDALAIGKGGHDVFKRLSQLAVPTFAYYNGAAMGGGVEIGLHCSYRTVSAALPAFSLPEVFLGLVPGWGGCTLLPNLIGADKAVSVIIENSLNQNRQLKGAQVYELGIADALFEGADFLEQSLIWTAAVLKGEIAVDRPVLDRGEGWDQAVAKGRFIADSKVHGAAPAAYRALDIIAAAKNGDLQQGYDAEDRALADLIMSGELRSGIYAFNLVQKRGKRPAGAPDKSLARPVTKVGVVGAGLMASQLALLFLRRLEVPVVLTDIDQERVDKGVGYVHAEIDKLLGKGRINQDKANRLKALVTGVLDKAEGFADADFVIEAVFEEIGVKQQVFAEVEAVAPAHAILATNTSSLSVTEMASKLKNPERVVGFHFFNPVAVLPLLEIVRGEQTDDASLATAFAVARKLKKTAVLVKDAPAFVVNRILTRFMGEIQNVIDEGTPVDVAEKAVEPLGLPMSPLVLLELVGPAIGLHVSETLHRAFPDRFTVSPNLKAVVEAGKRGFYVYDSGKPELDPEVAALLKQGDTVLTEEQVRARVLDAVAQEIGLMLDEGVVAEAQDIDLCLITGAGWPFHLGGITPYLDREGVSDRVNGKRFLAPGVASVPA, encoded by the coding sequence GTGAGCACCACCGCCGACCTGTTGAAGCGCGCCGCCGAGCTCTTCCCGGACGAGGTCGTCACGCGGGCGCACGTACGCCACTTCGACCTGCCGCTGGGCGCCGGGCGGTTCGCGCTCATCACGCTCGACAACGGGCACGACCACACCAAGCCGACCACCCTCGGCCCGCAGTCGCTCGCCAACTTCGACGCCGCGATCGACCAGGTCGAGAAGGAGGCCGCGGACGGCGACATCGTCGGCGTCGGCGTCACCGGCAAGCCGTTCATCTTCGCCGTCGGCGCCGACCTCAAGGGCGTCGAGCTGCTGGGCACCCACGAGGACGCGCTCGCCATCGGCAAGGGCGGCCACGACGTCTTCAAGCGGCTGTCGCAGCTCGCCGTGCCGACCTTCGCGTACTACAACGGCGCGGCCATGGGCGGCGGCGTGGAGATCGGTCTGCACTGCTCGTACCGCACGGTCTCCGCGGCCCTCCCGGCGTTCTCGCTCCCCGAGGTCTTCCTCGGCCTGGTCCCCGGCTGGGGCGGCTGCACGCTTCTGCCGAACCTGATCGGCGCCGACAAGGCCGTCTCGGTGATCATCGAGAACAGCCTCAACCAGAACAGGCAGCTCAAGGGCGCGCAGGTCTACGAACTCGGCATCGCCGACGCGCTGTTCGAGGGCGCGGACTTCCTGGAGCAGTCGCTGATCTGGACGGCGGCCGTCCTCAAGGGCGAGATCGCCGTCGACCGCCCGGTCCTCGACCGCGGCGAGGGCTGGGACCAGGCCGTCGCCAAGGGCAGGTTCATCGCCGACTCCAAGGTGCACGGCGCCGCCCCGGCCGCCTACCGCGCCCTCGACATCATCGCCGCCGCCAAGAACGGCGACCTCCAGCAGGGCTACGACGCCGAGGACCGGGCGCTCGCCGACCTCATCATGAGCGGCGAACTGCGCTCCGGCATCTACGCCTTCAACCTCGTCCAGAAGCGCGGCAAGCGCCCGGCGGGCGCGCCCGACAAGTCGCTGGCCCGTCCGGTGACCAAGGTGGGCGTGGTCGGCGCCGGCCTGATGGCCAGCCAGCTCGCGCTGCTGTTCCTGCGCCGCCTGGAAGTGCCGGTCGTGCTGACCGACATCGACCAGGAGCGCGTCGACAAGGGCGTCGGCTATGTCCACGCCGAGATCGACAAGCTGCTCGGCAAGGGCCGCATCAACCAGGACAAGGCCAACCGCCTCAAGGCCCTGGTCACCGGCGTGCTGGACAAGGCGGAGGGCTTCGCGGACGCGGACTTCGTCATCGAGGCCGTCTTCGAGGAGATCGGCGTCAAGCAGCAGGTGTTCGCCGAGGTCGAGGCGGTGGCGCCCGCGCACGCGATCCTGGCGACCAACACCTCCTCCCTCTCCGTCACGGAGATGGCCTCGAAGCTGAAGAACCCCGAGCGGGTCGTCGGCTTCCACTTCTTCAACCCCGTCGCCGTCCTGCCGCTGCTCGAGATCGTCCGCGGCGAGCAGACGGACGACGCGTCGCTGGCGACCGCGTTCGCGGTGGCCAGGAAGCTGAAGAAGACGGCCGTCCTGGTCAAGGACGCCCCGGCGTTCGTCGTCAACCGGATCCTGACCCGCTTCATGGGCGAGATCCAGAACGTCATCGACGAGGGCACACCGGTCGACGTCGCCGAGAAGGCGGTCGAGCCGCTCGGCCTGCCGATGTCCCCGCTGGTCCTGCTGGAGCTGGTCGGCCCCGCCATCGGCCTGCACGTCTCGGAGACCCTGCACCGGGCCTTCCCGGACCGCTTCACCGTCTCGCCGAACCTCAAGGCGGTCGTCGAGGCCGGCAAGCGCGGCTTCTACGTCTACGACAGCGGAAAGCCGGAGCTGGACCCGGAGGTCGCCGCGCTGCTGAAGCAGGGCGACACCGTGCTGACGGAGGAGCAGGTCCGGGCGCGTGTCCTGGACGCCGTGGCCCAGGAGATCGGCCTGATGCTCGACGAGGGTGTCGTCGCCGAGGCCCAGGACATCGACCTCTGCCTGATCACGGGCGCGGGCTGGCCCTTCCACCTGGGCGGCATCACCCCGTACCTGGACCGCGAGGGCGTCTCCGACCGCGTCAACGGCAAGCGGTTCCTCGCCCCGGGCGTGGCCAGCGTCCCGGCGTGA
- a CDS encoding ribonuclease D, whose product MTDAQETAADSPLRTAEGAPPDTEGAAAARTPVPLLEPREGIPPVIADEASLAEVVAAFAAGSGPVAVDAERASGYRYGQRAYLVQLRRAGAGSALIDPVACPDLSAFGAAIADAEWVLHAATQDLPCLREIGMRPTRLFDTELAGRLAGFPRVGLGAMVENVLGFVLEKGHSAVDWSTRPLPEPWLRYAALDVELLVDLRDALEKELDRQGKLEWALEEFDAIASAPPAEPRKDPWRRTSGMHKVRRRRQMAVVRELWQTRDRIAQRRDVSPGKVLGDAAIVEAALALPPNVHALAGLNGFGHRMGRRQLEQWQSAVDRAKELPEAELPQPGQPVTGPPPPRAWADKDPAAAARLSAARAAVSARAEELNLPPENLITPDTVRRVCWEPPQGVDGESVAGALAECGARAWQVELVAPVLVEALRSAG is encoded by the coding sequence GTGACCGACGCCCAAGAGACCGCAGCAGACAGCCCCCTGCGCACCGCGGAGGGCGCCCCTCCGGACACCGAGGGAGCCGCTGCGGCCCGGACACCGGTCCCCTTGCTGGAGCCCCGCGAGGGCATTCCACCGGTGATCGCCGACGAGGCCTCGCTCGCCGAGGTGGTCGCCGCCTTCGCCGCGGGCAGCGGTCCGGTGGCCGTCGACGCCGAGCGCGCCTCCGGTTACCGCTACGGCCAGCGCGCGTATCTGGTGCAGTTGCGCCGTGCGGGCGCCGGGAGCGCGCTGATCGACCCCGTGGCCTGCCCCGACCTCTCCGCGTTCGGTGCGGCGATCGCCGACGCCGAATGGGTTCTGCACGCCGCCACCCAGGACCTGCCCTGCCTCCGCGAAATAGGCATGCGTCCCACCCGTCTGTTCGACACGGAACTGGCGGGCCGGCTGGCCGGCTTCCCCCGGGTCGGCCTCGGCGCCATGGTGGAGAACGTCCTCGGCTTCGTCCTGGAGAAGGGGCACTCCGCCGTCGACTGGTCGACCCGCCCGCTGCCCGAGCCCTGGCTGCGGTACGCCGCGCTCGACGTCGAACTGCTGGTCGACCTGCGTGACGCGCTGGAGAAGGAGCTGGACCGCCAGGGCAAGCTGGAGTGGGCCCTGGAGGAGTTCGACGCGATCGCCTCCGCGCCGCCCGCCGAGCCGCGCAAGGACCCCTGGCGGCGTACGTCCGGGATGCACAAGGTGCGCCGGCGCCGGCAGATGGCGGTGGTGCGGGAGCTGTGGCAGACGCGGGACCGGATCGCGCAGCGCCGGGACGTCTCGCCGGGCAAGGTGCTCGGGGACGCGGCGATCGTCGAGGCGGCGCTCGCCCTGCCGCCGAACGTGCACGCGCTGGCCGGGCTGAACGGCTTCGGACACCGGATGGGGCGCCGGCAGCTCGAACAGTGGCAGAGCGCGGTGGACCGCGCGAAGGAGCTTCCGGAGGCGGAGCTGCCGCAGCCGGGGCAGCCGGTGACGGGCCCGCCACCGCCCCGGGCGTGGGCCGACAAGGATCCGGCGGCGGCGGCGCGGCTGAGTGCGGCGCGGGCGGCGGTGTCGGCGCGGGCCGAGGAGCTGAACCTGCCGCCGGAGAACCTGATCACGCCGGACACGGTGCGGCGGGTGTGCTGGGAGCCTCCGCAGGGCGTCGACGGCGAGTCGGTCGCGGGGGCGCTGGCGGAGTGCGGGGCGCGGGCGTGGCAGGTGGAGTTGGTGGCGCCGGTTCTGGTGGAGGCGTTGCGCTCCGCGGGGTGA